A window from Xiphophorus maculatus strain JP 163 A chromosome 17, X_maculatus-5.0-male, whole genome shotgun sequence encodes these proteins:
- the LOC102226171 gene encoding E3 ubiquitin-protein ligase TRIM39-like, protein MLAAGGYQLSEEHLWCCICLDVFSSPVTLPCGHNFCRSCIQEHLTSDPQRRCPMCKERVDKKHKLGVNTFISELAVQYRQSAGRKSGSSSEPRKAPCGAPVRPKPLTSRSWLLLAATLLALLLLLTANLHLHQSLSGGETLLSEAESVCSEHQEPLELFCKNDQVSICRRCGATAHRLHQLVLLSDEYQEKKAELSKTEARIQQVIWQRRLKIQELKRSLQQSEEAADGEMADGVRIFSSLIQTLEAAQAELIGAIEEKRRAREKQSQSLMADLEQEVGKLRRRQVQLQQLSRSSDPLVFLQSFPALNAVPATKNWTQLRMCPLVYDGLTRTALLSATNQLTDAIRNAMQTLQDAAVENLHRSAVDVDLDPDTAHPALRLSDDRRRVQLGDGGKTLPYQSKRFEALVGVLGRRGFSCGRFHYDVQVKGKTAWTLGVARESVNRKVELDLSPENGFWTIRLQNRKEFVALASKPLPLSVGYNPDWVRVFVDYEEGQVSFYDVEAAVLLHSFTGFSFSEKLFPFFSPGPNDGDRNSAPLIITPPTQHAEK, encoded by the exons ATGCTGGCCGCCGGCGGCTACCAGCTGAGCGAGGAGCATCTGTGGTGCTGCATCTGCCTGGACGTGTTCTCCAGCCCCGTCACGCTGCCCTGCGGACACAACTTCTGCAGGAGCTGCATCCAGGAGcacctgacctctgacccccagcGCCGGTGCCCCATGTGCAAGGAGCGCGTGGACAAGAAGCACAAgctgggtgtgaatactttcataTCTGAGCTGGCCGTTCAGTACAGGCAGAGCGCAGGAAGGAAATCTGGAAGCAGCTCAGAGCCGAGGAAAGCGCCATGCGGAGCTCCAGTCAGACCCAAACCGCTGACCTCCAGGTCCTGGCTGCTGCTAGCTGCTACCCTGCtagcgctgctgctgctgctcacggCTAACCTGCATCTCCATCAGAGCCTGAGCGGCGGCGAGACTCTGCTCTCTGAGGCGGAGAGCGTCTGCTCCGAGCATCAGGAGCCGCTGGAGCTCTTCTGCAAGAACGACCAGGTTAGCATCTGCCGGCGCTGCGGCGCCACCGCGCACCGCCTCCACCAGCTGGTTCTGCTCAGCGACGAGTACCAAGAGAAGAAGGCCGAGCTCAGCAAGACGGAGGCCCGCATCCAGCAG GTGATCTGGCAGCGGCGGCTGAAGATCCAGGAGCTGAAGCGCTCCCTGCAGCAGAGCGAAGAGGCTGCAGACGGGGAAATGGCGGACGGTGTCCGGATCTTCAGCTCCCTGATCCAGACTCTGGAGGCGGCGCAGGCGGAGCTGATCGGGGCGATCGAGGAGAAGCGCAGAGCGAGGGAGAAGCAGAGCCAGAGTTTGATGGCCGACCTGGAGCAGGAAGTGGGGAAGCTGCGGCGGCGGCaggtgcagctgcagcagctgtcgCGCTCCAGCGATCCGCTCGTCTTCCTGCAGAGCTTCCCGGCGCTGAACGCCGTCCCAGCCACCAAGAACTGGACCCAGCTGAGGATGTGTCCGCTGGTCTACGATGGCCTGACCCGCACGGCGCTGCTGAGCGCCACCAACCAGCTGACGGACGCCATCAGGAACGCCATGCAGACGCTGCAGGACGCGGCGGTGGAGAACCTCCACCGCTCCGCCGTGGACGTCGATCTGGACCCAGACACGGCGCATCCCGCCCTCCGGCTGTCTGACGATCGGAGACGGGTTCAGCTGGGAGACGGCGGGAAGACGCTGCCATACCAGTCCAAACGCTTCGAAGCTTTGGTCGGCGTCCTGGGGAGGCGGGGCTTCTCCTGCGGGCGGTTTCACTACGACGTCCAGGTGAAAGGAAAAACCGCCTGGACGCTCGGCGTCGCCAGGGAGTCCGTCAACCGGAAGGTCGAACTGGACCTGAGCCCGGAGAACGGCTTCTGGACCATCCGCCTCCAGAACAGGAAGGAGTTTGTCGCGCTCGCTAGCAAGCCGCTTCCTCTCTCGGTGGGTTATAATCCGGATTGGGTGCGAGTGTTTGTGGATTACGAGGAGGGTCAGGTGTCGTTTTATGACGTGGAAGCGGCGGTTCTGCTTCACTCCTTCACCGGGTTTTCCTTCTCTGAGAAACTCTTCCCGTTCTTCAGTCCTGGTCCGAACGACGGCGACAGAAACTCTGCTCCTCTGATCATCACGCCTCCGACTCAACACgcagaaaaataa